A single region of the Actinoplanes sp. SE50/110 genome encodes:
- a CDS encoding dienelactone hydrolase family protein, whose protein sequence is MQQTSIDIPAADGPADGYFVKPDGPGPYPGILIFMDGFGVRPRLREMADRIAERGYAVLLPNLLYRDQRSPLVDPAELADPEKRGAAFGRLMPMMQNLTAPRLVADVTAYLDFLAAQEGVAPGPVGAVGYCMGGRNGLIAMSALPDRIKVLGSFHAGRVVTGDEHSPHLGVGAITGEVYFGHADNDASMTPDQIKTLEAALDEAGVTYTSELYEGAPHGYTMSDTAMHHPAGEQRHWAALFDLLDRNF, encoded by the coding sequence ATGCAGCAGACTTCGATCGACATCCCAGCTGCCGACGGCCCGGCCGACGGTTACTTCGTCAAGCCGGACGGCCCCGGGCCGTACCCGGGAATTCTGATCTTCATGGACGGCTTCGGGGTGCGCCCGCGACTGCGGGAGATGGCCGACCGGATCGCCGAGCGCGGCTATGCGGTGCTGCTCCCCAACCTGCTGTACCGCGACCAGCGGAGCCCGCTGGTCGACCCGGCTGAACTGGCCGACCCGGAGAAGCGCGGCGCCGCCTTCGGCCGGCTGATGCCGATGATGCAGAACCTCACGGCGCCGCGGCTGGTCGCCGACGTCACCGCGTATCTCGACTTCTTGGCCGCGCAGGAGGGCGTCGCGCCCGGCCCGGTCGGCGCGGTCGGCTACTGCATGGGCGGCCGGAACGGGCTGATCGCGATGTCCGCGTTGCCCGACCGGATCAAGGTGCTGGGCAGCTTCCACGCCGGCCGGGTGGTGACCGGGGACGAGCACAGCCCGCACCTGGGGGTGGGCGCGATCACCGGGGAGGTCTACTTCGGGCACGCCGACAACGACGCCTCGATGACCCCGGACCAGATCAAGACGCTCGAGGCGGCGCTGGACGAGGCCGGGGTGACCTACACGTCCGAGCTGTACGAGGGTGCGCCGCACGGTTACACCATGTCGGACACGGCGATGCACCACCCGGCCGGCGAGCAGCGCCACTGGGCGGCCCTGTTCGACCTGCTGGACCGCAACTTCTAG